The Elaeis guineensis isolate ETL-2024a chromosome 3, EG11, whole genome shotgun sequence region TGCCGACAGGCTGAACAACGTGGCTGCTGCATTCTCCCTCGCCTCCGTCGTCCACCCTTGTCTCAAAACACAAACAATCAATCTCAAACACCCTTCTTCGTCCATAATTCGGCTCTTGTTGCCATCGTGAATCGATAAGTTCAATATGGCAGTCACCGCATTCTCTTGAGCAACTGGATTGCACGAATAGAGGAGCGGGGAGAGGAGCGGGATCGCCCCGCTCTCCGCGATGAAAGCCCGGTTCTCCCTAGCAGTCTTCGCCAGCAACCGAAGCTCGCGGACGGAGACGGTCATCTCATCCTCCGACCCAGTCGAAAGCTGCCGAACCAAAATTTTAGCCGTCGCCTGGTTGGCTTTTACCGCGGCCTTGCTGGCGCACGCGGTGGCAATGCTCTCGGCAGAAGCTTCAGCGCTCTCAGGGGTGTCACAAGGTATTCCATGAGCAGTACACCACTGAGAAATTAGGTTTCGAAGGGCGCGATTGGGCACGAGGCGGTTGTGGGTGAGCATCTGGCCAGAATTAGGGCAGGTGCAGTGGCCTTCACCCATCCATTGGGTGATCGAGGCACGGTCATACGTCTGACCGGTGGAGGTGATCACCGGGTCTGTCATCAAATCAAGTGAAATCGGGCAGCAGAAGTCCTTGGGAATGGTGAAAGAGGAATCCAAACTCCCCTGGCTGGCCAATCCGTTTCTCAATTTGTTTGCTTGATTGCTGCATCTCTCGACGTCGATCTCTTGAAATCCAAAGAGCAGGAACCTGCAATACCTAGTGAGGGCCACGACCCCGCCGAGAAGGGAGAGATCGGCATCTTCTTCCTGGTTATAAATCTGCTCTTCCAAGAATTCAATCTCGGTACGGCAAGCCTTGGCATCTCGAATTCCCAACTGGTCGATAAAAGCCGCCCGCAGCTCCTCCGGGTCCGGCACCCCGCCCCGCTCGAATTCATTGAGGAAAGAGAAGAGCTTGCGGCGGAGCTCCTCGTCCTGCGGATGGATATAGAGCTTGGACCTCCTGGTCTGCCTATGGAGGAGCTCGATCTGCTCCTGGACGTCGGCGGAGAGATGGAGATCATCGAGGGGAGGATGTCGAGGAGCGTGGCTATTTCTTGGTTGAGGTCATGAAAATTGCCGGCGATCTGGGGGTTCCTGAGAAGGAGCCAAAGCCGGCTGGACTGCGAGCAATAATCGAGAAGGAGCTTGGCCCGATAGACCAGGATGTAGAGCTCTCTAAAGCAAAGGATAGCGGAGCGagggaaaggaggaggaggggaggaagaagaggataaGGAATCTTTAAGGAATTCGAAGAGGCAAAGGAGGATCTTGACCTTCCGGACGAGGGATCCGGAGTTCCGTCGCTGGAACTGGGCGTGGGAGGACGGCCGGGGATTGTTGTGGGAGGTGATAAGTTCGCCGGTGAGGCTGGCGAGGGTGTGGATGAGGGCGAGGTCGGAGAAGTCCGCCGGCGCGAAGAACGCCCCCGCCAGCGGCAATCTCCTCCGCTGAAGGGAGAGGAAAGCGAGCGCGGAGGACATCTCGGCGACCGCCGTCGGGTTTCGCCTCTGCTCCAAATCGAAAACCCAGAATCAAATTACAATTAAAAAATCtccttttc contains the following coding sequences:
- the LOC105040582 gene encoding LOW QUALITY PROTEIN: U-box domain-containing protein 17-like (The sequence of the model RefSeq protein was modified relative to this genomic sequence to represent the inferred CDS: inserted 1 base in 1 codon) — translated: MSSALAFLSLQRRRLPLAGAFFAPADFSDLALIHTLASLTGELITSHNNPRPSSHAQFQRRNSGSLVRKVKILLCLFEFLKDSLSSSSSPPPPFPRSAILCFRELYILVYRAKLLLDYCSQSSRLWLLLRNPQIAGNFHDLNQEIATLLDILPXDDLHLSADVQEQIELLHRQTRRSKLYIHPQDEELRRKLFSFLNEFERGGVPDPEELRAAFIDQLGIRDAKACRTEIEFLEEQIYNQEEDADLSLLGGVVALTRYCRFLLFGFQEIDVERCSNQANKLRNGLASQGSLDSSFTIPKDFCCPISLDLMTDPVITSTGQTYDRASITQWMGEGHCTCPNSGQMLTHNRLVPNRALRNLISQWCTAHGIPCDTPESAEASAESIATACASKAAVKANQATAKILVRQLSTGSEDEMTVSVRELRLLAKTARENRAFIAESGAIPLLSPLLYSCNPVAQENAVTAILNLSIHDGNKSRIMDEEGCLRLIVCVLRQGWTTEARENAAATLFSLSAVHEYKKRIIDEPGAVEALANMLTDGSPRGRKDAVMALFNLSTHPESWVRMMDVGALSALVGAVEDEEVAEEAAGALALLMKEPIVAEAVGSEEAAIHSLMGLMRSGTAKGKENAVAALQELCQRGGFALTQRVARMPSLGVLLQTILFTGTKRARRKAALLAKMCQRCESPAMMALGSGWAFDHASARANPLRRSSSFGSGDVSVSVPMAISVPVL